The Microbacterium esteraromaticum genome contains the following window.
CCGGCGAAGGCCGTGCCGCGCTTCGGGTGCGTCGCACCGAGGATCACCAGCAGGAAGAACCCGGTCAGGATGACCTCGATGATCATGGCCGCGGGCATGCCGAAGCCGCTCGGTGAGAGGGCATCCCAGCCGTTGCTGGCAAAGCCCGCGTCTTGCGCGGCCGGGAGCCAGCCCTGCGGTCCGAACAGCCCGATCAGCGTCAGCGCTGTCGAGGCGATCACCCCGCCGACGACCTGCGCCACGATGTACGGGCCGACATCGCGCCACGGCGTGCGCCCCGCGGCAGCGGCCCCCAGCGTCACAGCCGGGTTGAAGTGCCCACCAGAGATCGGGCCGAAGGCGTACACGCCCACGAGCACGGTGAGTCCGAACGCGAGGGCGATGGCGACGTACACGGCCGATTCGGTGCCCGGCTCGGTGAAGTGGTTCGACGCGAACACGGCGGTGCCGACGCCGCCGAACACGAGCAGGAAGGTGCCGAAGCCCTCGGCGGCGAGGCGTGTTCCCAGCGGTGCGGTCAGTGGGCCACCCGGTTCGGGGGTGGCTTCAATCGAGGAATCGGTCATTGCCCTGGCCTTTCGTCGTCGAGCGGCGCGGCGCCGTCCGTGCTCCGATGATCCAGCATCCCGCGCACGGGAGCCGGGTACACACGCCGAAACCCCTCCATCGCGCGGCGACGGAGGGGTTTCGGAGGCGGATGCTACGCGTTGACCTGCGCAGCGGTACGGGCGCGCAGCTGCTCGCCCAGAGCCTGGTCGACCTGGCCCCAGTACCAGAAGAAGCGCTCCTGGATCGCGGGCACCGTCAGGCCGCTGTACTGCCCGACGAGGGTCTCGACGAAGCGCTCGCGCTCCTCGTCCGAGAAGACCTCGCGGTACAGGATGCCGGCCTGGACGAAATCACCGTCGTCCTGGCGCAGCGTCGCGGCCGAGCGCACGAGCTCGCCGTCGGACTCCCAGCTGGCTTCGACACCGAGCAGCGGGTCGGCCTCGGGGCCGCCGACGGCACCGTACGAGTTGGGGGTGTAGACGCGGTGCTCGGCGGGGTTGAAGTGGTACTGCATCTGACCCTCGTGCATGTAGTTGCGCACTTCAGCTGCGTGCGGCTGGTTCACCGGCAGCTGGTTGTAGTTCGCGCCGATGCGGTAGCGCTGCGCGTCGGGGTACGAGAACACGCGGGCCATGAGCATCTTGTCGGGCGAGATGCCGGTGCCGGGAACCTGGTTGCCGGGCGAGAAGGCGGCCTGCTCGATCTCGGCGAAGAAGTTCTGCGGGTTGCGATTCAGCGTGAACGTGCCCACCTTGATGCGCGGGTAGTCGGCCTTTGGCCACGTCTTGGTGAGGTCGAACGGGTTGAAGCGGTACGTCTTGGCGTCCTCGTAGGGCATGACCTGCACGTAGACGTCCCACTTCGGGAAGTCGCCGTTCTCGATGGCCTGGTACAGGTCGCGACGGTAGTAGTCGGCGTCCGCGCCGGCGATGCGCTCGGCCTCGTCGGCGAACATCGGCTCGACGCCCTGCTGGGACAGGAAGTGGTACTTGACCCAGAAGCGCTCGCCGGCGGCGTTGACCCACTGGTAGGTGTGCGAGCCGTAGCCGTTGACGTGACGCCACGAGCGCGACAGGCCGCGGTCGCCCATGAGGTAGGTCACCTGGTGGGCCGACTCGGGCGAGAGGGTCCAGAAGTCCCACTGCATGTCAGCGTTGCGCAGGCCCGAACCGCCCAGGCGCTTCTGCGAGTGGATGAAGTCGGGGAACTTGATGCCGTCGCGGATGAAGAACGTCGGGGTGTTGTTGCCGACGATGTCGAGGTTGCCCTCGGTGGTGTAGAAGCGCAGCGAGAAGCCGCGCACGTCGCGCCAGGTGTCGGGCGAGCCCTGCTCACCGGCGACCGACGAGAAGCGCAGCAGCGTCTCGCTCTTGGCTCCGGGCTGGAAGACCGCGGCGCGGGTGTACGCCGAGACGTCCTCGGTGACCTCGAACTCACCGAAGGCACCGCCGCCCTTGGCATGCGGGTTGCGCTCCGGAACGCGCTCGCGGTTGAACGACGCGAGCTTCTCGACCAGGTAGCGGTCGTGCAGCGCGGTGACGCCGTCGGCGCCCACGGTGAGCGAGTGCGCGTCGCTGGCGACCGGGGTTCCTGTCTGAGTGGTGGTTGCGGGCTTGTCAGCCATTGCCGTTCCTTTCGCATTCGGGACAGAGGGCTCGGTAGGTGACCGCGGCTTCGAGGATTCGCATGCCGTGGTCGTGAGAGGGATGAAGGCAGGGGGCCGCGCCGATCGCACAGGGGACGTCCTCGACACGACCGCACTGCACGCATTGCAGGTGGTGGTGGTTGTCGTCGCCCTGCAGTTCGTAAAGGGCGCTGCCGACGTCGGGCAGGCTGACACGGCGGACGACGCCGGCGTCGGTCAGGTCGTTCAGGATGCCGTGAACGGTGCCTGCGGCGATGCCGGGAAGGCTGTCGCGGATGCCGGCGAAGATCGTGTCGGCGGAGGAGTGCGGATGCCGACGAAGAGCGTCGAGTACGTGCACCCGTTGCGTCGTCACGCGCAGGCCGGCGCCGCGCAGCAGCGCGGGGAAGTCGGCGAGCGCGGGGGAGGACATGACTCCATCGTACCTTATTCTGAATCATTCAGATAAAGGAACCATTCGGTTAAATGCAGGTTACAGGCGTCCGGCGGCCTTCAGCTCCAGATAGCGGTCGGCGATTCGGGGTGGTAGCGCTTCGGGGTCGGCGGCGATCGCCTCGCTGCCGGCACGGCGGATGGCATCCGACACGGTCCGCGCGTCTCGCAGTGTCTGCTCGGCGGCGGCGGCCAGGTAGACATCGGCGCGCGACGCTCGTTGCCGAGCGAGCTGTTCGACTTCTTCATCGGTGACTGAACCGACCAACACCGTCGTCGCGCGCGAGGGGGTGGGGAAGGCACCGAGGAAACCACGGGCCGACTCGGCTGCATCCTGCGCGGTGAGCACGACGATCAGCGACGGGCGCGTCGTCAGCGAACGCACAGCGGCGAACGCGCTCGCCCAGTCGGTGTCAACCAGACGGGGGTGCACCGGCGCCATGGCGTCCGTGAGCGCGGGGAGCAGGCTCGCACCATCGACACCGCTCACGCGCGCCCGGGCGACGCGGTCGTACATCAGCAGATGCACATGGTCACCGGCACGGCTCGCGAGAGCGGCCAGCAGCAGAGCGGCCTCGATAGAGGCATCCAGGCGCGTCCCGTCGCCGACGCGAGCCGCTGCCGTGCGGCCGGTGTCGATCACGATCACCACCTGGCGGTCGCGCTCGGGACGCCACGTGCGCAGCATGGTGGTGCCGGCGCGCGCCGTTGCCCGCCAATCGATCGAGCGGATGTCGTCACCGCGCACATACTCGCGCAGCGAGTCGAACTCGGTGCCCTGCCCGCGCACCTGGATTGACGTGTTCCCATCCAGTTCGCGCAGACGAGCGAGGCGTGACGGTAGGTGCTTGCGCGACGTGAAGGCGGGGAGCACCCGCAGCGCGCCGGGCACGTCGTGCCGGGACTGGCGACCGCCCAGCCCCAGCGGGCCTCGCGAACGCACCACGACGAACTCGCTGCGCAGTTCGCCACGTCGCCGAGGATGCAACTCGATGTGCACGCGGCGACGCTCACCCGGCGGGATGCTCAGGGGGGAACGGCTGTCCGGGGCGCCCGCGGTGGGCTGCCAGGCATCCCGCAACCAGCCGTGCACCGTGCGAGTGCCGAGGTTCTGCACCGCGACGCTCGCCGTGACCGGCTCGCCGAGGCGCGCCCGCTCCGGCACCCGCCGGGTGATCGCGACAGCGCGCGGGGCGGCGGACAGCACAACGTCCGTCGCGACCAGCGCGGCGCATAGCAACAACCACCCCAGTGTCGACAGCCAGGGGGAGACGCCGATGCTGCTCAGCAGCACGACCGGGACGACGCCCAGCGCGATCAGCGGAGCGAGCAGTGCAGAGACGAACATGTCAGATCGGTACCCGAGTCTGCTGCACGACCGACTGCAGCACGGCATCCGCGGTGACGCCCTCCATCTGCGCGTCCGGACGCAACTGCAGGCGGTGGCGCCACGTCGGCATGAGCATGGTCTGCACATGGTCGGGGGTAACGGCGCTGGATGCGTTCAGCCAGGCCCACGCCTTGGCCGCGGCCAGCAGCGCGGTCGCGGCGCGCGGGCTCGCTCCCAGCTCGACCGACGGCGCACTGCGGGTGGCGCGCGCGAGATCGACGACATAGCCCAGCACATCGTCGGTGACCTGCACTCGGGCCGCGGCGTCCTGTGCGGCGCGGATCTCGTCGGCGGTGACGACCGCCGAGACACCCGTGAGCAGGCGGGGCGAGAACCCGTCGGCGTGCAGACGCAGTACCGACACCTCGGCGTCACGCTCGGGCATCCCGACGACCAGCTTCATCAGAAAGCGGTCCAACTGCGCCTCGGGCAGCGTGTAGGTGCCCTCGTGTTCGATCGGGTTCTGTGTCGCGGCGACGAGGAACGGGTCGGGCAACGTGCGGCTCGCGCCATCTGCCGAGACCTGGCGCTCCTCCATGGCCTCCAGCAGCGCCGCCTGGGTCTTCGGCGGCGTGCGGTTGATCTCGTCCGCGAGCAGAATGTGGGTGAAGACGGGGCCGGGACGGAACTCGAACTCTCCGGTGCGCGCGTCGTACACCAGCGAACCCGTGACATCACCGGGCATCAGATCGGGGGTGAACTGCACGCGCTTCGTGTCCAGGCCGACAGCCCGCGCGAAGCTGCGCACGACCAGTGTCTTCGCCACGCCGGGGACACCCTCCAGCAGTACGTGCCCGCGGGCGAGCAGAGCGACGAGCAGACCGGTGACCGTGCCGGCCTGGCCGACCACGGCCTTGTCGACTTCGGTGCGCACCCGGTGCATCGCCTGACGCAGCGAGTCGTCATCGGTGGGTGTCGTGGCGTTCATGGTCTCGTCGCTCACGGGAGGTTCCTTTCGGTGTGGACGGCTGCGTCGACAGCCGTCTCGAGGTCGGCGAGTCTGCGGGCGATATCGACGAGGTCATGATCGCTGTGCGGTGGGGAGCCGGCGAGCAGCTCGTGCAGCGAGCCGCGGGGCACCCGCAACCGGTCGGCGGCGGCATCCGCGACCTCGTGTGCTCCTGCTGTCGGGCTCAGTGAGAGTCGGGCGGCGAGGCGACGCCGGCTGCCGTCACGGATCGCGGATGCCGCGTGCGCGGCGTCTGCGGACTTCGCGGTCAGGCGCGCGCGCCCGTGCATGGTCTCCGACACCCGCACCGTCACCGGCAGGGATTCGGTGACCAGCGGCCCGAACCGGCGCCCGCGCCACACCACCACGGCGACGCCCGCGAGCAGCAACAGCAGGATCACGGGGGTCAGCCAGTCCGGGGTC
Protein-coding sequences here:
- the aqpZ gene encoding aquaporin Z codes for the protein MTDSSIEATPEPGGPLTAPLGTRLAAEGFGTFLLVFGGVGTAVFASNHFTEPGTESAVYVAIALAFGLTVLVGVYAFGPISGGHFNPAVTLGAAAAGRTPWRDVGPYIVAQVVGGVIASTALTLIGLFGPQGWLPAAQDAGFASNGWDALSPSGFGMPAAMIIEVILTGFFLLVILGATHPKRGTAFAGVAIGLALTLIHLISIPVDNTSVNPARSIAAAIYGGPEALVQLWVFLVFPVIGALLAGFAYRALFDGTDAAARR
- a CDS encoding catalase; this translates as MADKPATTTQTGTPVASDAHSLTVGADGVTALHDRYLVEKLASFNRERVPERNPHAKGGGAFGEFEVTEDVSAYTRAAVFQPGAKSETLLRFSSVAGEQGSPDTWRDVRGFSLRFYTTEGNLDIVGNNTPTFFIRDGIKFPDFIHSQKRLGGSGLRNADMQWDFWTLSPESAHQVTYLMGDRGLSRSWRHVNGYGSHTYQWVNAAGERFWVKYHFLSQQGVEPMFADEAERIAGADADYYRRDLYQAIENGDFPKWDVYVQVMPYEDAKTYRFNPFDLTKTWPKADYPRIKVGTFTLNRNPQNFFAEIEQAAFSPGNQVPGTGISPDKMLMARVFSYPDAQRYRIGANYNQLPVNQPHAAEVRNYMHEGQMQYHFNPAEHRVYTPNSYGAVGGPEADPLLGVEASWESDGELVRSAATLRQDDGDFVQAGILYREVFSDEERERFVETLVGQYSGLTVPAIQERFFWYWGQVDQALGEQLRARTAAQVNA
- a CDS encoding Fur family transcriptional regulator, which produces MSSPALADFPALLRGAGLRVTTQRVHVLDALRRHPHSSADTIFAGIRDSLPGIAAGTVHGILNDLTDAGVVRRVSLPDVGSALYELQGDDNHHHLQCVQCGRVEDVPCAIGAAPCLHPSHDHGMRILEAAVTYRALCPECERNGNG
- a CDS encoding DUF58 domain-containing protein; its protein translation is MFVSALLAPLIALGVVPVVLLSSIGVSPWLSTLGWLLLCAALVATDVVLSAAPRAVAITRRVPERARLGEPVTASVAVQNLGTRTVHGWLRDAWQPTAGAPDSRSPLSIPPGERRRVHIELHPRRRGELRSEFVVVRSRGPLGLGGRQSRHDVPGALRVLPAFTSRKHLPSRLARLRELDGNTSIQVRGQGTEFDSLREYVRGDDIRSIDWRATARAGTTMLRTWRPERDRQVVIVIDTGRTAAARVGDGTRLDASIEAALLLAALASRAGDHVHLLMYDRVARARVSGVDGASLLPALTDAMAPVHPRLVDTDWASAFAAVRSLTTRPSLIVVLTAQDAAESARGFLGAFPTPSRATTVLVGSVTDEEVEQLARQRASRADVYLAAAAEQTLRDARTVSDAIRRAGSEAIAADPEALPPRIADRYLELKAAGRL
- a CDS encoding AAA family ATPase, with protein sequence MNATTPTDDDSLRQAMHRVRTEVDKAVVGQAGTVTGLLVALLARGHVLLEGVPGVAKTLVVRSFARAVGLDTKRVQFTPDLMPGDVTGSLVYDARTGEFEFRPGPVFTHILLADEINRTPPKTQAALLEAMEERQVSADGASRTLPDPFLVAATQNPIEHEGTYTLPEAQLDRFLMKLVVGMPERDAEVSVLRLHADGFSPRLLTGVSAVVTADEIRAAQDAAARVQVTDDVLGYVVDLARATRSAPSVELGASPRAATALLAAAKAWAWLNASSAVTPDHVQTMLMPTWRHRLQLRPDAQMEGVTADAVLQSVVQQTRVPI